From a region of the Enterobacter cancerogenus genome:
- the nanR gene encoding transcriptional regulator NanR has protein sequence MKPIDLKAEKSSETMGRMLRRRPLARKKLSDMVEEELEQMIRRQEFAQGEQLPSERELMEFFNVGRPSVREALAALKRKGLVQINNGERARVTVPSADTIISELSGMAKDFLTQPGGIAHFEQLRLFFESSLVRYAAEYATDDQIDRLTRALDINSQSLNDNALFIRSDVDFHRVLAEIPGNPIFNAIHVALLDWLIAARPQVPDAELYQHNEVSYRQHIAIVDAIRRRDPDEADRALQTHLNSVSATWHAFGQHSSAK, from the coding sequence ATGAAACCGATTGATCTCAAAGCTGAAAAGTCATCCGAAACGATGGGGCGTATGCTGCGTCGGCGTCCGCTGGCGCGTAAAAAGCTGTCCGACATGGTGGAAGAAGAGCTGGAGCAGATGATCCGCCGTCAAGAGTTTGCCCAGGGCGAGCAGCTTCCCTCCGAGCGTGAACTGATGGAATTCTTCAACGTCGGTCGCCCCTCGGTGCGTGAGGCGCTGGCGGCGCTGAAGCGTAAAGGGCTGGTGCAGATCAACAACGGCGAACGTGCCCGCGTCACCGTCCCTTCGGCTGATACCATAATCAGCGAGCTGTCGGGGATGGCGAAAGATTTCCTGACCCAGCCTGGCGGCATTGCCCACTTCGAGCAGCTGCGCCTGTTCTTTGAATCCAGCCTGGTGCGCTATGCCGCAGAGTACGCCACAGACGATCAGATCGATCGCCTGACCAGGGCGCTGGACATTAACAGCCAGTCGCTCAACGACAACGCGCTGTTTATTCGATCCGACGTCGATTTCCACCGCGTGCTGGCCGAGATCCCCGGCAACCCGATTTTTAATGCCATCCACGTTGCGCTGCTTGACTGGCTGATTGCCGCCCGTCCTCAGGTGCCCGATGCCGAACTGTATCAGCACAATGAAGTCAGCTACCGTCAGCACATTGCGATCGTCGATGCGATCCGCCGACGCGATCCTGATGAAGCCGATCGCGCGCTACAAACCCATCTCAACAGCGTTTCCGCCACCTGGCACGCTTTCGGCCAGCATTCCAGCGCCAAATAA
- a CDS encoding DUF1120 domain-containing protein: MNNRRLGGLAALMMVGMSSFAWADECQITLSQPVVDYHTMRREDIKATQQDWHKMADRDVNVNVFCPEPHKMAVLVQGASGEKGRFMLGQSGGVAVKIADLFVDGKSYTVGKTVDQLNFTPVSGSPSPFYLHNNEAVIAVENNQIPSGRQMSFKVTLSPVLKDAAFSHVTDQTSLESDLTWSLLTK; the protein is encoded by the coding sequence ATGAATAATCGACGTTTAGGCGGCCTGGCGGCACTGATGATGGTTGGCATGTCGTCTTTTGCCTGGGCCGATGAGTGCCAAATCACGCTCTCTCAGCCCGTGGTGGACTACCACACGATGCGCCGCGAGGATATCAAAGCCACGCAGCAGGACTGGCATAAAATGGCCGATCGTGACGTGAACGTGAACGTCTTCTGCCCGGAGCCGCATAAGATGGCGGTGTTAGTGCAGGGCGCTTCCGGTGAAAAAGGGCGCTTTATGCTGGGCCAGTCCGGCGGTGTTGCGGTGAAAATTGCCGATCTGTTCGTTGATGGTAAAAGCTATACCGTGGGTAAGACGGTCGATCAGCTGAACTTCACGCCGGTCAGCGGCAGCCCTTCGCCGTTCTATCTGCACAACAATGAAGCGGTTATCGCGGTGGAAAATAACCAGATCCCATCCGGACGGCAGATGAGCTTTAAGGTAACGCTATCGCCGGTGTTAAAAGATGCCGCCTTTAGCCATGTCACCGATCAAACGTCCCTTGAGAGTGATTTGACCTGGAGTCTGCTGACGAAGTAG
- a CDS encoding fimbrial biogenesis usher protein, giving the protein MTVSKRSRLAICVRAILCGTLPLVILEPTSVLAREVMFDMGVMQTLGLNADLNKYFAEAPRFLPGTHSVNVKVNGQERGVAAVRFNQDGKLCFDNDLLDFAGLMPVPIGAKESCPDIHDDYPRAVINALPNQEAVELYLPPEAVNSLSSDIKNFQHGGTAGLLNYTLFSTLNEYGDSDSSRYSQANLEAGFNAFDWSLRSNYILTDDEGKKSADSIYTYAEHVFVPQKLTMQIGEINANSNVLSGVPITGIQLMPTDGLTQSGSGVSVSGIARSSQARVEIRQNGQMIFSTLVPAGPFTLDDVPVARNNVNLDVSVVEADGAINRFIVPATAVKARNLSRPQGLTVSVGQVRNIDSEYSDPLVMNVSDGWRIFPWMNLVASAAAAEDYQAVGGKTDFLVTDDWTLSTTAAASKASFGDSNNGLKTELESNVRLSEDVGFSASATHYSGGYRELSDAMDDEYTGYDNTYTGSLNVSAGAAGNISAGFTYNQSGGDDQDSRYLLLSWGKTFKYASVTANWQSAVGNVDDDQDNDLLYINVSIPLSSGQSVSTYMRKEGDSTSYGVSNSGSIGDNTHYYISADRDQDSKQNSVNGNLNTNLHYTQVSVGGGTSGDNQRNYNATLSGGVAVHKNGVTFSPYAIRDTFAIARLSEKKSGVEISSPQGTIWTDAWGQAVIPSLNEWQNSRIEVDANKLPQNMTLANGTKYLAAGHASVSEVDFRVLNSRRVMLRVKMSNGQALKKGLTIEDASGNYIVTSVDDGHVFINDAEQLSGLYAIDDNNNRLCKINYSLPEKRDEEAFYEEINGVCQ; this is encoded by the coding sequence TTGACGGTGAGTAAACGAAGCCGCCTTGCAATTTGTGTCCGCGCCATTCTTTGCGGCACACTACCTCTGGTTATCCTCGAACCCACTTCCGTCCTGGCGAGGGAAGTGATGTTTGATATGGGCGTCATGCAAACGCTGGGTTTAAATGCAGATTTAAACAAGTATTTTGCAGAAGCTCCCCGGTTTTTACCCGGCACTCACTCCGTCAACGTAAAAGTTAACGGCCAGGAGCGCGGGGTAGCTGCCGTCCGGTTTAACCAGGACGGCAAGCTTTGTTTTGATAACGATCTTCTCGATTTTGCGGGATTGATGCCCGTTCCGATTGGGGCGAAGGAGAGTTGTCCTGATATCCACGACGACTATCCCCGCGCGGTCATCAACGCCCTGCCGAACCAGGAAGCCGTTGAGCTTTATCTCCCGCCTGAAGCCGTTAACAGCCTCTCCTCGGACATTAAAAACTTTCAGCATGGCGGCACCGCAGGGCTTCTGAACTATACGCTGTTCAGCACCCTGAACGAATACGGTGATAGCGATAGCAGCCGCTACTCCCAGGCAAACCTGGAAGCGGGCTTTAACGCCTTCGACTGGTCGCTGCGCAGCAACTACATCCTGACGGATGATGAAGGCAAAAAAAGCGCGGATAGCATTTATACCTATGCGGAGCATGTCTTTGTTCCGCAAAAGCTCACGATGCAGATTGGCGAAATCAACGCCAACTCAAACGTACTCAGCGGCGTTCCCATTACCGGTATTCAACTGATGCCGACGGACGGCCTCACCCAGAGCGGCTCTGGCGTGAGCGTCTCCGGTATCGCGCGTTCTTCGCAGGCCCGCGTTGAAATTCGCCAGAACGGGCAGATGATTTTCAGCACCCTGGTACCGGCCGGTCCCTTCACCCTTGATGACGTTCCCGTCGCGCGTAACAACGTGAATCTTGATGTGTCCGTGGTTGAAGCGGATGGTGCCATCAACCGCTTTATTGTGCCTGCCACCGCCGTGAAGGCGCGCAACCTGTCGCGGCCGCAGGGTTTGACCGTTTCCGTCGGGCAGGTGAGAAATATTGATAGCGAATACAGCGATCCGCTGGTGATGAACGTGTCCGACGGATGGCGTATTTTCCCGTGGATGAACCTGGTTGCTTCCGCCGCGGCTGCGGAAGATTACCAGGCAGTGGGCGGAAAAACAGATTTCCTCGTTACCGATGACTGGACGTTGTCGACTACCGCGGCGGCAAGTAAAGCGTCGTTCGGAGACAGCAATAACGGCCTGAAAACCGAGCTGGAAAGTAATGTCAGGCTGAGCGAAGACGTTGGATTTTCCGCCAGTGCAACCCACTACAGTGGGGGATATCGCGAACTGTCCGATGCCATGGACGATGAGTACACGGGGTATGACAACACCTATACCGGTAGCCTCAACGTCTCTGCCGGCGCGGCTGGCAATATTAGCGCCGGGTTTACCTACAACCAGAGCGGCGGGGACGATCAGGATTCGCGCTATCTGCTGCTCTCGTGGGGCAAAACCTTTAAATACGCGTCCGTGACGGCAAACTGGCAGAGCGCGGTAGGCAACGTTGATGACGATCAGGACAACGATCTGCTGTACATCAACGTGAGCATTCCGCTGAGTAGCGGCCAGTCGGTCAGCACCTATATGCGTAAAGAGGGAGACAGCACCAGCTACGGCGTGTCTAACAGCGGGTCCATTGGGGATAACACCCACTACTACATCTCCGCCGACCGCGACCAGGATTCTAAACAGAACAGCGTTAACGGCAACCTCAACACCAACCTGCACTACACGCAGGTCAGCGTCGGAGGCGGCACCAGCGGTGATAACCAACGCAACTACAATGCTACCCTTTCAGGCGGCGTGGCGGTGCACAAAAACGGCGTGACCTTCTCGCCATATGCCATCCGGGATACCTTCGCTATCGCCCGGTTGAGCGAGAAAAAAAGCGGGGTAGAGATATCCTCACCGCAGGGCACCATCTGGACCGATGCCTGGGGACAGGCCGTTATTCCTTCTCTGAATGAATGGCAAAACTCACGTATCGAAGTGGATGCGAACAAGCTGCCGCAAAACATGACTCTGGCAAACGGGACCAAGTACCTTGCCGCAGGGCATGCCTCGGTAAGCGAAGTCGACTTTAGGGTGCTCAACAGCCGACGCGTCATGCTGCGCGTGAAGATGAGCAATGGGCAGGCGCTGAAAAAAGGGCTGACGATTGAGGATGCCAGCGGCAACTACATCGTGACCAGCGTGGACGATGGCCACGTCTTTATCAACGACGCAGAGCAACTTTCAGGGCTGTACGCCATAGACGACAACAACAATCGCCTGTGCAAAATTAACTACAGCCTGCCTGAGAAGCGTGATGAAGAGGCGTTTTACGAAGAAATTAATGGAGTATGCCAATGA
- a CDS encoding fimbria/pilus chaperone family protein: MQCLKSDVLKTLIAAALFSMNFAAHAEGMVPETSLLIIDEATHSGTINIKNTDSHPSLLYTNIIDLPDDQGLKLIVTQPVVRLEPGQTQQLRFILQSKQPLDVEHYKRVTFDGIPPKKDDNKIKIGINIRQDIPVLIRPAKLGVVTDAWKYLKWSSTGSTVTATNPSKYVVRLAQKVVLQPSGAIGTFDKTYILPGETMSASLNKSASGDANVKFFPASRYGVEVPSFISELNK, encoded by the coding sequence ATGCAATGCTTAAAATCAGATGTTCTTAAAACACTCATCGCTGCCGCATTATTTTCGATGAATTTTGCCGCGCACGCGGAAGGGATGGTTCCGGAGACCAGTTTGCTCATTATTGATGAGGCAACACATAGCGGAACGATCAATATAAAGAACACCGATTCTCATCCCTCGCTACTCTATACAAATATTATTGACCTGCCGGATGACCAAGGCCTGAAGCTGATTGTGACGCAACCTGTGGTTCGCCTTGAACCGGGTCAAACACAGCAGTTGCGCTTTATTCTGCAGAGCAAACAACCCCTGGATGTAGAACATTATAAACGTGTTACCTTCGATGGTATTCCACCGAAAAAAGACGATAACAAAATAAAGATTGGGATCAATATCCGTCAGGATATCCCGGTACTGATCCGTCCTGCGAAACTGGGTGTGGTGACGGATGCGTGGAAATATTTGAAATGGTCGTCGACGGGTTCAACCGTTACCGCAACTAACCCGAGTAAATATGTTGTTCGACTGGCACAAAAAGTCGTACTTCAGCCGTCTGGGGCAATTGGGACGTTTGATAAAACCTATATTTTGCCGGGCGAAACGATGTCCGCTTCGTTAAACAAATCGGCAAGCGGCGACGCTAACGTCAAATTCTTCCCTGCAAGCCGCTATGGCGTAGAAGTACCGAGCTTTATTTCGGAATTAAACAAATAA